A stretch of Onychomys torridus chromosome 2, mOncTor1.1, whole genome shotgun sequence DNA encodes these proteins:
- the Fbxo44 gene encoding F-box only protein 44 isoform X1 yields the protein MHKKCETAGALGGGGQPLAEAQPPGCGREIGRLLSTRTPSPSLRNRSGTTAMAVGNINELPENILLELFTHIPARQLLLRCRPVCSLWRDLIDLVTLWKRKCLREGFITEDWDQPVADWKIFYFLRSLRRNLLHNPCAEANRRTKAQRRNETCPWSHSPLLLELKGFEFWSLDVNGGDEWKVEDLSKDQRKEFPNDQVKKYFVTSYYTCLKSQVVDLKAEGYWEELMDTTRPDIEVKDWFAARPDCGSKYQLCVQLLSSAHAPLGTFQPDPVTIQQKSDAKWREVSHTFSNYPPGVRYIWFQHGGVDTHYWAGWYGPRVTNSSIVIGPPLP from the exons ATGCATAAGAAATGTGAGACTGCAGGGGCCCTGGGCGGGGGCGGGCAGCCTCTGGCTGAAGCCCAACCACCGGGGTGCGGGAGGGAGATAGGAAGGCTCCTATCCACCCGCACACCTTCCCCCAGTCTCAG GAACAGGTCAGGAACCACTGCCATGGCTGTAGGCAACATCAACGAGTTGCCAGAGAACATTCTACTGGAGCTATTCACTCACATACCAGCCCGCCAGTTGCTACTGCGCTGCCGACCTGTCTGCAGCCTCTGGCGAGACCTCATTGACCTGGTGACCCTCTGGAAGCGCAAGTGTCTTCGAGAGGGCTTCATCACCGAAGACTGGGACCAGCCTGTGGCTGACTGGAAGATCTTCTACTTCCTTCGAAGCCTCCGAAGGAACCTCCTTCACAACCCATGTGCTGAAG CTAACAGGAGgaccaaggctcagagaaggaACGAAACATGTCCATGGTCACACAGCCCATTGCTGCTGGAGTTGA AGGGATTTGAGTTCTGGAGCCTGGATGTGAACGGAGGTGATGAATGGAAGGTGGAAGATCTCTCCAAAGACCAGCGGAAGGAATTCCCCAATGACCAGGTCAAGAAATACTTCGTGACTTCCTATTA CACCTGCCTCAAGTCCCAGGTGGTGGACCTCAAGGCTGAAGGGTATTGGGAGGAGCTGATGGACACCACCCGACCGGACATCGAGGTCAAAGACTG GTTCGCAGCCAGGCCAGACTGCGGGTCCAAGTACCAGCTGTGCGTTCAGCTCCTGTCGTCGGCCCACGCACCACTAGGAACCTTCCAGCCAGACCCTGTAACGATTCAGCAGAAGAGCGACGCCAAGTGGAGGGAG GTTTCACACACATTCTCCAACTACCCTCCCGGCGTCCGTTACATCTGGTTTCAGCACGGAGGCGTGGACACTCACTACTGGGCCGGCTGGTACGGCCCGAGAGTCACCAACAGCAGCATCGTCATCGGGCCCCCGCTGCCCTGA
- the Fbxo44 gene encoding F-box only protein 44 isoform X3, whose amino-acid sequence MAVGNINELPENILLELFTHIPARQLLLRCRPVCSLWRDLIDLVTLWKRKCLREGFITEDWDQPVADWKIFYFLRSLRRNLLHNPCAEANRRTKAQRRNETCPWSHSPLLLELKGFEFWSLDVNGGDEWKVEDLSKDQRKEFPNDQVRSQARLRVQVPAVRSAPVVGPRTTRNLPARPCNDSAEERRQVEGGFTHILQLPSRRPLHLVSARRRGHSLLGRLVRPESHQQQHRHRAPAALMPPEPLSSEP is encoded by the exons ATGGCTGTAGGCAACATCAACGAGTTGCCAGAGAACATTCTACTGGAGCTATTCACTCACATACCAGCCCGCCAGTTGCTACTGCGCTGCCGACCTGTCTGCAGCCTCTGGCGAGACCTCATTGACCTGGTGACCCTCTGGAAGCGCAAGTGTCTTCGAGAGGGCTTCATCACCGAAGACTGGGACCAGCCTGTGGCTGACTGGAAGATCTTCTACTTCCTTCGAAGCCTCCGAAGGAACCTCCTTCACAACCCATGTGCTGAAG CTAACAGGAGgaccaaggctcagagaaggaACGAAACATGTCCATGGTCACACAGCCCATTGCTGCTGGAGTTGA AGGGATTTGAGTTCTGGAGCCTGGATGTGAACGGAGGTGATGAATGGAAGGTGGAAGATCTCTCCAAAGACCAGCGGAAGGAATTCCCCAATGACCAG GTTCGCAGCCAGGCCAGACTGCGGGTCCAAGTACCAGCTGTGCGTTCAGCTCCTGTCGTCGGCCCACGCACCACTAGGAACCTTCCAGCCAGACCCTGTAACGATTCAGCAGAAGAGCGACGCCAAGTGGAGGGAG GTTTCACACACATTCTCCAACTACCCTCCCGGCGTCCGTTACATCTGGTTTCAGCACGGAGGCGTGGACACTCACTACTGGGCCGGCTGGTACGGCCCGAGAGTCACCAACAGCAGCATCGTCATCGGGCCCCCGCTGCCCTGATGCCCCCTGAACCCCTATCCTCAGAGCCCTAA
- the Fbxo44 gene encoding F-box only protein 44 isoform X2, whose amino-acid sequence MEQPTTATQGGPSTGIYDGCKVRNRSGTTAMAVGNINELPENILLELFTHIPARQLLLRCRPVCSLWRDLIDLVTLWKRKCLREGFITEDWDQPVADWKIFYFLRSLRRNLLHNPCAEANRRTKAQRRNETCPWSHSPLLLELKGFEFWSLDVNGGDEWKVEDLSKDQRKEFPNDQVKKYFVTSYYTCLKSQVVDLKAEGYWEELMDTTRPDIEVKDWFAARPDCGSKYQLCVQLLSSAHAPLGTFQPDPVTIQQKSDAKWREVSHTFSNYPPGVRYIWFQHGGVDTHYWAGWYGPRVTNSSIVIGPPLP is encoded by the exons ATGGAGCAGCCCACTACTGCGACACAAGGTGGCCCCTCCACAGGAATCTACGATGGATGCAAAGTGAG GAACAGGTCAGGAACCACTGCCATGGCTGTAGGCAACATCAACGAGTTGCCAGAGAACATTCTACTGGAGCTATTCACTCACATACCAGCCCGCCAGTTGCTACTGCGCTGCCGACCTGTCTGCAGCCTCTGGCGAGACCTCATTGACCTGGTGACCCTCTGGAAGCGCAAGTGTCTTCGAGAGGGCTTCATCACCGAAGACTGGGACCAGCCTGTGGCTGACTGGAAGATCTTCTACTTCCTTCGAAGCCTCCGAAGGAACCTCCTTCACAACCCATGTGCTGAAG CTAACAGGAGgaccaaggctcagagaaggaACGAAACATGTCCATGGTCACACAGCCCATTGCTGCTGGAGTTGA AGGGATTTGAGTTCTGGAGCCTGGATGTGAACGGAGGTGATGAATGGAAGGTGGAAGATCTCTCCAAAGACCAGCGGAAGGAATTCCCCAATGACCAGGTCAAGAAATACTTCGTGACTTCCTATTA CACCTGCCTCAAGTCCCAGGTGGTGGACCTCAAGGCTGAAGGGTATTGGGAGGAGCTGATGGACACCACCCGACCGGACATCGAGGTCAAAGACTG GTTCGCAGCCAGGCCAGACTGCGGGTCCAAGTACCAGCTGTGCGTTCAGCTCCTGTCGTCGGCCCACGCACCACTAGGAACCTTCCAGCCAGACCCTGTAACGATTCAGCAGAAGAGCGACGCCAAGTGGAGGGAG GTTTCACACACATTCTCCAACTACCCTCCCGGCGTCCGTTACATCTGGTTTCAGCACGGAGGCGTGGACACTCACTACTGGGCCGGCTGGTACGGCCCGAGAGTCACCAACAGCAGCATCGTCATCGGGCCCCCGCTGCCCTGA
- the Fbxo44 gene encoding F-box only protein 44 isoform X5 — MAVGNINELPENILLELFTHIPARQLLLRCRPVCSLWRDLIDLVTLWKRKCLREGFITEDWDQPVADWKIFYFLRSLRRNLLHNPCAEEGFEFWSLDVNGGDEWKVEDLSKDQRKEFPNDQVRSQARLRVQVPAVRSAPVVGPRTTRNLPARPCNDSAEERRQVEGGFTHILQLPSRRPLHLVSARRRGHSLLGRLVRPESHQQQHRHRAPAALMPPEPLSSEP, encoded by the exons ATGGCTGTAGGCAACATCAACGAGTTGCCAGAGAACATTCTACTGGAGCTATTCACTCACATACCAGCCCGCCAGTTGCTACTGCGCTGCCGACCTGTCTGCAGCCTCTGGCGAGACCTCATTGACCTGGTGACCCTCTGGAAGCGCAAGTGTCTTCGAGAGGGCTTCATCACCGAAGACTGGGACCAGCCTGTGGCTGACTGGAAGATCTTCTACTTCCTTCGAAGCCTCCGAAGGAACCTCCTTCACAACCCATGTGCTGAAG AGGGATTTGAGTTCTGGAGCCTGGATGTGAACGGAGGTGATGAATGGAAGGTGGAAGATCTCTCCAAAGACCAGCGGAAGGAATTCCCCAATGACCAG GTTCGCAGCCAGGCCAGACTGCGGGTCCAAGTACCAGCTGTGCGTTCAGCTCCTGTCGTCGGCCCACGCACCACTAGGAACCTTCCAGCCAGACCCTGTAACGATTCAGCAGAAGAGCGACGCCAAGTGGAGGGAG GTTTCACACACATTCTCCAACTACCCTCCCGGCGTCCGTTACATCTGGTTTCAGCACGGAGGCGTGGACACTCACTACTGGGCCGGCTGGTACGGCCCGAGAGTCACCAACAGCAGCATCGTCATCGGGCCCCCGCTGCCCTGATGCCCCCTGAACCCCTATCCTCAGAGCCCTAA
- the Fbxo44 gene encoding F-box only protein 44 isoform X4, whose translation MAVGNINELPENILLELFTHIPARQLLLRCRPVCSLWRDLIDLVTLWKRKCLREGFITEDWDQPVADWKIFYFLRSLRRNLLHNPCAEANRRTKAQRRNETCPWSHSPLLLELKGFEFWSLDVNGGDEWKVEDLSKDQRKEFPNDQVKKYFVTSYYTCLKSQVVDLKAEGYWEELMDTTRPDIEVKDWFAARPDCGSKYQLCVQLLSSAHAPLGTFQPDPVTIQQKSDAKWREVSHTFSNYPPGVRYIWFQHGGVDTHYWAGWYGPRVTNSSIVIGPPLP comes from the exons ATGGCTGTAGGCAACATCAACGAGTTGCCAGAGAACATTCTACTGGAGCTATTCACTCACATACCAGCCCGCCAGTTGCTACTGCGCTGCCGACCTGTCTGCAGCCTCTGGCGAGACCTCATTGACCTGGTGACCCTCTGGAAGCGCAAGTGTCTTCGAGAGGGCTTCATCACCGAAGACTGGGACCAGCCTGTGGCTGACTGGAAGATCTTCTACTTCCTTCGAAGCCTCCGAAGGAACCTCCTTCACAACCCATGTGCTGAAG CTAACAGGAGgaccaaggctcagagaaggaACGAAACATGTCCATGGTCACACAGCCCATTGCTGCTGGAGTTGA AGGGATTTGAGTTCTGGAGCCTGGATGTGAACGGAGGTGATGAATGGAAGGTGGAAGATCTCTCCAAAGACCAGCGGAAGGAATTCCCCAATGACCAGGTCAAGAAATACTTCGTGACTTCCTATTA CACCTGCCTCAAGTCCCAGGTGGTGGACCTCAAGGCTGAAGGGTATTGGGAGGAGCTGATGGACACCACCCGACCGGACATCGAGGTCAAAGACTG GTTCGCAGCCAGGCCAGACTGCGGGTCCAAGTACCAGCTGTGCGTTCAGCTCCTGTCGTCGGCCCACGCACCACTAGGAACCTTCCAGCCAGACCCTGTAACGATTCAGCAGAAGAGCGACGCCAAGTGGAGGGAG GTTTCACACACATTCTCCAACTACCCTCCCGGCGTCCGTTACATCTGGTTTCAGCACGGAGGCGTGGACACTCACTACTGGGCCGGCTGGTACGGCCCGAGAGTCACCAACAGCAGCATCGTCATCGGGCCCCCGCTGCCCTGA
- the Fbxo2 gene encoding F-box only protein 2 — MDGDGDPESVSHPEETSPEEQPEEAGAEASAEEEQPREEEEEEEEAEAAEYLAQLPEPLLLRVLAELPASELVQACRLVCLRWKELVDGAPLWLLKCQQEGLVPEGCADDERDHWQQFYFLSKRRRNLLRNPCGEEDLEGWCDVEHGGDGWRVEELPGDSGVEFTQDDSVKKYFTTSFEWCRKAQVVDLQAEGYWEELLDTTQPAIVVKDWYSGRTDAGSLYELTVRLLSEHEEVLAEFNTGQVAVPEDGSWMEISHTFTDYGPGVRFVRFEHGGQDSVYWKGWFGARVTNSSVWVEP; from the exons ATGGATGGAGATGGTGATCCAG AGAGTGTGAGCCACCCCGAGGAGACGAGCCCAGAGGAGCAGCCAGAGGAGGCGGGCGCCGAGGCGAGTGCAGAGGAGGAGCAGCcccgggaggaggaggaggaggaggaagaggccgAGGCGGCCGAGTACCTGGCCCAGTTGCCAGAACCTTTGCTGCTGCGAGTGCTGGCCGAGTTGCCAGCCTCGGAGCTGGTGCAGGCCTGCCGCCTGGTGTGCCTGCGCTGGAAGGAGCTGGTGGACGGCGCCCCACTGTGGCTGCTTAAGTGTCAGCAGGAGGGGCTGGTGCCTGAGGGCTGCGCCGATGACGAGCGGGACCACTGGCAACAGTTCTACTTTCTAAGCAAGAGGAGGCGCAACCTGCTGCGTAACCCATGCGGGGAAG AGGACTTGGAGGGCTGGTGTGACGTGGAACATGGAGGGGACGGCTGGAGGGTGGAGGAACTGCCCGGAGACAGTGGGGTGGAATTTACCCAAGATGACAGCGTTAAGAAGTACTTCACCACCTCCTTCGA GTGGTGTCGCAAAGCACAGGTGGTTGATCTGCAGGCTGAGGGCTATTGGGAGGAGCTGCTGGACACCACCCAGCCCGCCATCGTGGTGAAGGACTG GTACTCGGGACGCACGGATGCTGGTAGCCTGTACGAGCTCACCGTGAGGCTGTTGTCGGAGCACGAAGAGGTGCTGGCGGAGTTCAACACCGGGCAGGTGGCAGTGCCGGAGGATGGCAGCTGGATGGAG ATCTCCCACACCTTCACCGACTACGGGCCAGGAGTCCGCTTCGTCCGCTTCGAGCACGGAGGGCAGGACTCGGTCTACTGGAAGGGCTGGTTCGGGGCCCGGGTGACCAACAGTAGTGTGTGGGTGGAACCCTGA
- the Fbxo44 gene encoding F-box only protein 44 isoform X6 translates to MAVGNINELPENILLELFTHIPARQLLLRCRPVCSLWRDLIDLVTLWKRKCLREGFITEDWDQPVADWKIFYFLRSLRRNLLHNPCAEEGFEFWSLDVNGGDEWKVEDLSKDQRKEFPNDQVKKYFVTSYYTCLKSQVVDLKAEGYWEELMDTTRPDIEVKDWFAARPDCGSKYQLCVQLLSSAHAPLGTFQPDPVTIQQKSDAKWREVSHTFSNYPPGVRYIWFQHGGVDTHYWAGWYGPRVTNSSIVIGPPLP, encoded by the exons ATGGCTGTAGGCAACATCAACGAGTTGCCAGAGAACATTCTACTGGAGCTATTCACTCACATACCAGCCCGCCAGTTGCTACTGCGCTGCCGACCTGTCTGCAGCCTCTGGCGAGACCTCATTGACCTGGTGACCCTCTGGAAGCGCAAGTGTCTTCGAGAGGGCTTCATCACCGAAGACTGGGACCAGCCTGTGGCTGACTGGAAGATCTTCTACTTCCTTCGAAGCCTCCGAAGGAACCTCCTTCACAACCCATGTGCTGAAG AGGGATTTGAGTTCTGGAGCCTGGATGTGAACGGAGGTGATGAATGGAAGGTGGAAGATCTCTCCAAAGACCAGCGGAAGGAATTCCCCAATGACCAGGTCAAGAAATACTTCGTGACTTCCTATTA CACCTGCCTCAAGTCCCAGGTGGTGGACCTCAAGGCTGAAGGGTATTGGGAGGAGCTGATGGACACCACCCGACCGGACATCGAGGTCAAAGACTG GTTCGCAGCCAGGCCAGACTGCGGGTCCAAGTACCAGCTGTGCGTTCAGCTCCTGTCGTCGGCCCACGCACCACTAGGAACCTTCCAGCCAGACCCTGTAACGATTCAGCAGAAGAGCGACGCCAAGTGGAGGGAG GTTTCACACACATTCTCCAACTACCCTCCCGGCGTCCGTTACATCTGGTTTCAGCACGGAGGCGTGGACACTCACTACTGGGCCGGCTGGTACGGCCCGAGAGTCACCAACAGCAGCATCGTCATCGGGCCCCCGCTGCCCTGA